A region of the Dreissena polymorpha isolate Duluth1 chromosome 6, UMN_Dpol_1.0, whole genome shotgun sequence genome:
TCCATGTTCACATTATGATATATAAAACACCATTCACCGTCACATGAACAAATATGTGATAACCTCGAATCAGCATACAACAACATGACAATTTAGAACCTTTACGCGCATTTAAATACTACTGTTACATATCCCAATTTAAATTCAAGTATAATTAATTGTGTTAACATACACACCATGCATGCATACATTGCAGATATTTGTTAGTTTTAAACACAGATCTAAACGAGACACACATCCCGAAAATGGTGTATAACATAATCCATAATCATTCCTTTGTATCTTCAACATTACGCAAGGCAGAGAAGTAAACAgctaacacaaaatatacaaaattgcGATAAAAAAATCGTCAAAATCGGATCTTACTATTCTCGTTTTCTTGAACCATTGTGAAAATATGTAGtcaatttttttacaaatgttataaCATGGCGATCGGTTGACAATTTTATCAGGGACAGGCATCGAGGGCGTTTTTAGCAGACTGCGTCATGTCAAGGCATTGTATACTATCGACAAATGTTGCAtttacttgtttcagattttgCAAATTGGAGCATGTGCAATCGATAGCATCCATAGTAAACTTCTCAAGATTTAAATTTAAGACACTATCTGGAACATGCGTCAACATGTTATTGTGTAGATATAACTCGCGAAGTTTTGTGTTTGTGTCGAATGCATGTGGATGTATTGTTGTGATTAGGTTGTTATAAAGATACAATACTTTTAGCTCTGTAAGTCCTCGAAAGTCGTTAGCATAAATTTCGGtgatattttcaaatacaaaactGAGCCATTCTAGTTTAGTTAGTGTGTGAACGAAGTTGGGGATTCTTGCGAGATAAAAGCTACTGAGCTCCAAATCCAAAATATTTTGCATGACCGTTCCTTGACTGCACCTTTCAAAAGGCCTCATATCTAGTTTGTAATTTAACCAAAACCAAAGCTTAGAGACTTTTATTTGATTGTTACAAATCACATCACTTAGATCTACAATGTCCGTCCCTCCTATATCTAACTCAATCCCATGTTGACCGATGCCATGTACATCGAAATTCTGAAACGAATTTCCAGAGTAACCATTAAACCAAACGTATTTTACACGGAGATTATTGAGTTCTACTGGCCAGCTATTATACAAAGTCAAATTTAAACTGAATCGTAACAATGGACTGATGTGTTGAATCATGGAAGCATCTAAGGTCATAATCGGATTTTCTTCTATTTCTAACACTTCGATTTGTCTTAGAATACGCAGTGCTTGTGGGATTGTCGTCAAATTATTATGTCCGAGATCTAAAACAACTCTAGTATTTTCTAGACCAAGAAATGCAGAATCGCTTACGGACGATATtgaattattatacaaaataattcCGAAGAGGTCAACGTTGGACAGCCTTGGAAGGTCTCCAAACGCTTTATCAGGAACAGTTTGTATATAATTGCTATGCAAGTCAACAGTAAAGTTCTTTCCACCGGGGTAGAATCCCGAAGGTAGATTCTGAATGGCAAAGTTTGGTATAAATCTGAGATCTCTCTCCTCGCACCGTACCAGTTTTACTTCGGTTTCGTAAATGTAGTCAAACCACATCTTCTCTTGGACGCAGTTGCAGATTCCGAAGCAAACATCGCCTCCAGACAGCAGAAATGTTTGTATTGTAGGGCACAAAGAAGATAACAGCATGGTCCACACGAACTTAAACACGTATAATAGTGATGCTATTAATAATGTGTATACTTTGGTAGTGTTACaacataaaaagtaaattacAGTGCAGGCATATTCAATGCTCGTTTAATGTACAACTCCTTATATGCAAATTATCACTGTACAAACACAGTTACTTTAGTAATTATGCCAGATTGTGCTCAActacatgtgtatatgttatcGTTTTATTTCAATATGGTTTGTATGATAATGTTAACGTGCTctaattttaaataaacttaGTACAAGTTTTGATATTAAGGAGGAATAGGATATGCATAGATGAAAAGTGTGTATTTTAACTGAAGCGTACTTTCTAAGATCGTGTTATAATCGATCTACTGTTATTAGGTTTTGAATAAAATAGATGCGAGTGATCatatttctcttattttaaatatgttttattgttaagcCCGTAGTAAAAGTATTTCTTCTAGAAATATACTCATTGGTCAACCTTATATGATGGAACAAAACTATAGTTGTACAGTTACAGACTAACAACGCAAAAAGTTCAATTGCGGGGAACATCTTAGAAAAATATAGCCTTTCATGTAAATGCATACTTTCCCCTCCATTTAATAATT
Encoded here:
- the LOC127835407 gene encoding leucine-rich repeat-containing G-protein coupled receptor 4-like; the encoded protein is MMSDQSRVFVWTMLLSSLCPTIQTFLLSGGDVCFGICNCVQEKMWFDYIYETEVKLVRCEERDLRFIPNFAIQNLPSGFYPGGKNFTVDLHSNYIQTVPDKAFGDLPRLSNVDLFGIILYNNSISSVSDSAFLGLENTRVVLDLGHNNLTTIPQALRILRQIEVLEIEENPIMTLDASMIQHISPLLRFSLNLTLYNSWPVELNNLRVKYVWFNGYSGNSFQNFDVHGIGQHGIELDIGGTDIVDLSDVICNNQIKVSKLWFWLNYKLDMRPFERCSQGTVMQNILDLELSSFYLARIPNFVHTLTKLEWLSFVFENITEIYANDFRGLTELKVLYLYNNLITTIHPHAFDTNTKLRELYLHNNMLTHVPDSVLNLNLEKFTMDAIDCTCSNLQNLKQVNATFVDSIQCLDMTQSAKNALDACP